In Pieris rapae chromosome 10, ilPieRapa1.1, whole genome shotgun sequence, the genomic window GGAATGATGCaggtaattttttatctttttctttGTCCTCCTTTTTTTCCTTATCTTTTGAATCTTTTTTGGATTTTGAGTTGGAAGAACTCCCAGATTCTTTTTGGGTACTTGGTGACAGAAATTTTTTCCAGTTTTTAATAAGAGTTTTGCAAAGAGATATAACTTCCTCATCCTTGCTGGATTTCCTTAATGCATTCACTGTCATTCCAATTCTTGTTTTGGTCAAGACATCTAAATTAATAGCCATTGTTTGTAAAGCCTTAAGTAACTCTAATGCATCTTCTTGTCCCTATAACAagtgaataaatgaataagttaaaaatatgcggtataataaaatgcttacatttaaataagaacttaaaaagattttagtaCTAAAAGACTTTTTTACGATGTTAAACGGATTCTTATTGTCGGCAATAATATCGCGCGGTAATGTATAAGGTTTAGACAGAGGCTTACCGTGCCATCGTCAGAAGTCatctttgttaattttttttgaatctTCATAACATCTTCTTGAACACTCATTGTAACCTTATTCAAGCTGAAATTATCTTCCCGCCTAATTTAGCTAACAATTCCTCAAAATATTGGTAAATCGTCCACCATACCAGTTGCACATAGACTAAAAAGAATTTGACAATTCACATGGAGTAATCACTAATTCCTAGAAAGATGCcatttcaaaatgtattcgACTTGTCTATGGTACCCATTCCTGCCACTGtacattcaatataaatacactGAGATTTATAATcgattattttaagtacatttggCCACcaatttaattcattacatttaaattaaataataaacattattatgggGAATAACATGTAACGTAAAATATCATTACTTTGTATTGTACTCTGTGATCTTGCGGGCTGCGATACCACAGTACTTTTACTGTTGGtagtttagtataaaataacaagAGGCGAGTCAGAAACAACGAATTTCAACTAGACAACTTCTAGCCACTACCAGCTAAGTTATAAGTGCGGGAACACAAGCTCCGAAATTCCTAAAATACATCGGCCTAACTCAATAGCTATAAAAGCGAAACTTCTACTTGCATCGACGCCTCTTAGTACTGATAGAATTCTAGTTACTTTACGGtacattttttacatgttaacgtacttttatttggttttaacATAACTACCTAAGTAGATTAGTGTGTGTTATGTAACCATATCatcatttttttgtatgtatccCGTAAGTGTAATCCGAATGTTTGCTATTTACCTAGTTTTATGCTCTTACAAGTCGTAGatattaaattgttctttaacattttatttagtgAAGCATTGTTGACGTTATTGATATCCATATACACAAAGTGCATGcgaaacagtaaataaaatataaattttccctAAAGATGACGAATCGTGTCACGAGATGTTTGTTGCAGTTTTatgacttataaaaaaaagcatgCATTATTCTGTTTTCCCTAAGCTAGGAAAACCCCTATTGTTGTGTATTTTGCACCGGTTTTAACATACTATCATTGACCTACATTATTCtttgttacaaatttaacacttttaacaaatattatattttgtttgatttatcATTATAGCACCTAGCCTATCTAGTTACAAAACACCTACTTAATTTGTACTGTTCACTGCGAACCAATTTACAATTAgtgcatatttttaaattcgtacCTACCTATAAGTTAAATATCTGCAGCATCAACATCTGCGTATGCGCTTCTGTCGATTCATACAATGGTAGGGTAAATGGTAAATGGTACATTtagcccacgatgctaaatggggatttactcgagcgtcgtggagacctattgggttgcaaagcttagatgataagaagaaaaaaatgttatatgatatataccttttcatcggtggggaaagcggctatagatgtttaaatatgtaaaaaaaaaactgttgcatggacatactcgagcgcgtcagatattgatagcatcaatgtcctacgtatttttaataatgtacgtatgttaatctgatcatttgcatgatgggggtggttgtacgtaagggttaaaaatgaaaaaaaaaaattgcaccaaaaaaaaagctctcattcaataatctgacgatttcgagctgacgcaaactcgcagccattattataatgtgcaaaaaaaaatcgccattttgaaatactcgagcgcgtcagattaagatatatatggttcagaaTTCAGATTCatattctaaacgtactgtctcataatctgacgattatctagagggatttgcctgatctgacaaaaaaaatattagaaaaacggttcaccctaaaggccatgcctgcaattccattcctgggcgcttaaaattgtacttatgagctcgctgagttcaaagaaataatatttctatgcgtttgagttctcccagctcgaaagtctgatagaagttttatagaacactatttttgaaattttcaaaccccaataacttttgaatggatcaagcaattttcccgcggttgacggcgatcgacgcattttttaagctctaattattatttaatttcatcaaaaacgataatccgatatgaaatgtcgaagttatgtgatagaaacacttttttcggttttctttcgttcacgatatctctcgaacgaatcaaccgattttcaccagtttggtggcgatcgacgtcgtttttcaagcttaaagATGGATTAGTattttgaagttgatggataaagccgtttaaaagttattgcaaaaaaacactttcaaaaaaacaaattgttattttattagatttttcaaaatttctcaaaatctatcggtccccatcggttcaaattcacatgaaatctaattttgagggaaacgcggagaaggaaatgtaggcatcacgcagctgcacgcgtttatcgcacgaactttatcgacgaaattttgttatttcggcttgcggaaaacgtcagattatatatttttcaatattcttgaattatttctaatgtcaagatgacgttttttttttacaactttgctgccctcccctctctttacgtcactctcaaattgtcagattagtggaatatacactttttaggatgtgattaactcacactaccttaatctgacgcgctcgagaatgtctgatgatcaatttttttttactaatctgatcctgtatccttcacgggcggccttatagtatatgggcctcatatttggtgaaggtacttaaccgggtacaaggtatccccctgtatattaatctgccgcgcttgagtaaatcccgaaatcccctcttgggctcccctactacAATGGACTCATCAGACTGAGAACTCAAAGATTAAaaggataatataaaattatgtcttaataacttattattaacaaatagtACTTTCAAAATTACCACCCTTTTGATACTTATAGTACGAAAAGAATAGTAGCAGAAACTTTATTGAGTCTGTCGGGCAAACTCGCGCGCGACTCGATTCcggtataaaaaaaatcgtctgCTTTCTTCCGTTTAACTACGCCATATTATGCATTGACAAACCGATATGTGTTTTcgatagatttaattttttgacaccTAGTAAGCACCTGTATAAAAATGGTGAGAACAAAggtgtatttaattatagcttAAGCTGtgctttgtttttataaaattggttGTTTGCTGGTTAAAACGCTGGACGGTCCTGGgtttatttttcgtaaaatttataattagggCTTGGTAGAAATAGAAGGCCGTTCACCATAATTGCctgaagaaattattattgtaacaaataagtaaaatgtttGCCATTGAGATATGAGGGTTTAAATACCTAAATAATGGGTACCGATGGAAATAACCATTCATATGCGCGTAaagattaaacaatataaacataatctttatatgtaaatttttacgagCGTAATATTTTTGCCAACACTTTTCCTCTACAAAAAGCGAGACttggtataaaataataaataatacgttaAACATATAAGCTAAATCCTAAGTAATTGCGGggaggaatttaaaaaataaaggcgTCGTGGTAAGAAGATTAAGAGGAAAAAGTTTTATGAATAGTATCAGGATAAACTTAATTTGTGGTTTTTGCCCTTCCAAGTCGAAGTAGTATATAGCTTATAAGTTGCGACCTCGCAAGTAGAAGTACCATTCACGCATTGACTATTGCCGAGCGCGCGAAAAAGTTCACTGgtaggtaaaataatttaatatgcaataattctattgttattaattaatcacatatattgtattgtttatttattctgttaatatattttttgtttctcgttaatatgttttaattgacaTTTCGGCAGCTCTGCATAAAGGATGTGTAGTAGTGggcttaaataattaatgtaaaaaaagtaatttctttCATATTCAAGTTACGTTCAGATATTACGAATAAACATTGTAAACGTATTgcataaattgttaaatacataccaaagtaaataaaaaggaattttacGCTGAGTGTATCAAACATTTGAGTTTTTAAGCAATCACACCAACGACATTTGTTTCATAACACAACCTGTCTTTGTGAACAGCGCTCCAAGAACTTTGGAATTGAAGAAGTAAAGACCATGACCTCCTTTCATGTTAATTTTCGATTCAAGCTCGCCTTTGCCTAATAAATCCATAgctaatttatgtgttttaaaaatataataaaaacgttaATTTTTTCCTTGCCTTTTAGATCAAGAAGATGATTTTTGCAAAAGTGTGTTTGGCTCTGGCCCTCCTCATTGGTGCTGATGCATACTCTAGCGGTGCACCAGAGAGCGCTTGTAAGGACATGATTCCACGCCACCCTGTTGAAGCGCAGAAGAGACCAGCACCATACAAAATCACAACTAGCACTAAGGTttgataacttaaataaatttaatattaaaccatTCGTTATTATTATACGAACTAAAATAGAAATTGGTGACCGTTAGGTCTCCAATGTCTAAATAACAACAATGATCGACTTCAACAatcttatattatgttttgtagGTATTAGTTGTATAATAACGAccagattatatatattggttGGATCACCTTGCAGATTATTATCCATGTGAAAATTGTAATTGGTTTGTAAATTGACGTGTTTTaggaatattgtatttaaattaatgttatgtgTAATATTCacgcaaatataatatatgtcttAGGTCGTCAAAGCTGGAACACCAATGGAAGTGACAATATCAGGAAACTCTCCCTCAGATACCATTCGTGGTATCATGCTGCAGGCTAGAGGAAGCGATGATAAACCAGTCGGAACCTTTACTGTGTCCCCCAACGAGCCCTTGGCTAGACTTATGAAATGCGACAACAAAGGAGTAAGTACCTCTATtaatgacttaaaaatatcattaaacaaAGGCTGCAACATACTCGATCTTTTAAAAGCCATATAAATGAAAGTATACTATTTAGattaaaagtacaaaatattcattaccCTCGAAACATGACCCGCGGTTATAATACAGTACCGACCACTTATGAAGTTGTCGATGTtgggaatatattttaaacacaattttcaaGTCAAAGGTATTAACGATATCATTAAACAAAGAATGCAAGATACTCGatcttttaaaagtaatataaatgaaaatattctatttagaCCAAAAGTACAATTAGATCATTACGGGAGAAACATAAGCCGCGGTTATAAAACAGTACTAACCACTTATGAAGAATTATTGGAACAATAAAACGTATTATAGTAAGTATAATGATTAAGATgacttatgtaaataaacacgCATCGatccattttaaataattttttaaacttcttttttgattacttataaagaattaattgCCAGCCAACTTTGCGTCTTGAATATTTGTcttgttatatatgtaaagaatataTGTTTGTGGATTATAGTGTTGTACTATGTGGAcccatacatatttttaaataggaaaattaaacgtcattttatattaggcatataactaattaatgaattattatgcACATTTTTTGACCTCATGTCTCAGGAAACCTGTGCAAGGTCAAGAACGCGACACTTTTGTGACTTGTAGATTGTTTCTGTATTAACTTCCGTAAATGTACGTAGGTCATTTCATAGTCCACAACTTTATCtatgaaaaatagaaattatactGCCTTATATTCTTATTTGTCGGTAAATCATGTTTTGAGGATAAAAACACGGTTAATAAAttcacttttatatttattataagtatgtcTTAATGTTTTTCAGAATGCTTATATAATTGAATCCCGTAACccatttgtatttattagtttttgataGGATATCAAACCCATGACAATATATCAGAAGGCGGCCCTCTAACTTACacagtattaatttttttaacaaagtgtacattgtatgatatgtgtttttataaaacaaaagatacaAAGCTAGCACGCTCAGTCATTTAGTTCACAAAGCAATTAACTCATATGGGTCATTGCAACGAATTAcgcaaattatttgaatgttaacaaatataaaataataatttcaatgtaTCATCAATCAaagttgtttaattaaaacttgacATTGAATTATAGTAGGCATAGTTATGCTATTGTAAAGCGTATTTTTTaccatataaattaatatataatagacaagtagaagtttgtattttataccTATATAGTTTATTGTTTGAGAAATTTtacgatattattttaaggacACAATCACACACAAGAAGCACGATTCCAAGGAAGACAAGCAAACGGTCACATTCACATGGACACCACCTGCAACCCTTAATGACGTCGTGAAATTCAGGtaatgtgttaaaatataacaaatacttTTACGTGCATTTGTATACGCATGACGAAAGATTCTTAATTCTTCTATACTAGCATATTATCTAGGTTTCAGGCTATAGTCGAAACTCAGTAATGGTGTTCTAtacatgaataattatttattaaccatagaaaagtagtttttatattcagaTTAACTGTTTTTTTGTCAGAGTACCGTTAAAGCTCattagtttttatgtataaggGCATCATTGTTTAAGTAAGTCTTGTAGTCTGTATTAAACTATGCTGTAATAAAGGAAAAGGATATTCAAGtaaatgagcagtgttggcctagtggcttcagcgtgcgactctcataccttaTATCATAGGTTTGATccacggctgtgcaccaacggactttctttctatgtgcgcaattaaaatttgttcgaacggtaaaggaaaacatcgtgaggaaaccgacatatcttagacctaaaaagtcgacttacatattagatttaaaaaaaaatgatcatgaaacagattcaaaaatcctAGGCcgagacctaaagaggttgtagcggcactgctttttttatatattcaagtcgataattttgattttcagATCCACCATCGCCTTGAACGGCGCCGTCTTCTGGGTTGGAGTTGAATCCGCACCTGTCAAAGTATCAGCCTAATTCAGATTGAACTCGTAcatgtattaataaagtattatatttcaaatagattatttatgcataaataaatatttaaaataaaacataattttaataatacacaataaattaacgaacactttattttatcatagCACCTAGAAATCTGAGACTCGGTATTTCTTTTAGAAACATCTCGTAATTAATAGTCGAGTGGTTTGGGCAAGAATTCGTGACTTTGAGCAAATAATCCTCAACTGTTACGAGTGTCTTCagaaaaggaaaataattattaataattacccTTATCAAGCTTAATAGGTCTTATTCGGGACATGAAGACAATACTCGGACGAGATTTCAATTGGCTGTATGACTAACATTGAGGGTCATTGGAACCTTTGTCCattgttacaaaatttaatgctgCATTAGAGAGGGTAATTCAAAGCAAAactaagttaatttaaaatgtgagAATTGAATTTCTTAATGTCTATTGATTACAGTGTGTTAGTGACATTATTAAATAGCTATACTTTGAATTATcctcaatatttaaattctcatTTACATATTCaagatttttaactttaattgcCTGCAAAGTCAGTGTAAAAATTTATCCTATTTTAGTATCTAAAACTACAATGTCTACATCAATACAAGCtttcaaaaaattacatatttctacaaaattgtttatcaaaatttGTATGGAAGTATAATGTGTACACATATTCTATACTAGAGTTAATAGATGATTAgacaattg contains:
- the LOC110994221 gene encoding putative defense protein Hdd11, translated to MIFAKVCLALALLIGADAYSSGAPESACKDMIPRHPVEAQKRPAPYKITTSTKVVKAGTPMEVTISGNSPSDTIRGIMLQARGSDDKPVGTFTVSPNEPLARLMKCDNKGDTITHKKHDSKEDKQTVTFTWTPPATLNDVVKFRSTIALNGAVFWVGVESAPVKVSA